The Pyxicephalus adspersus chromosome 1, UCB_Pads_2.0, whole genome shotgun sequence sequence ATACTGTATAGTATGAACAACCCttgtcctgtgaagtgttaacaggacagaggtaaaacactgtatatatctgtactgtaattatgtattaatcaaatatgcaaaaatacataattaactttgCACTAAAAAGCAGTGAGCCTCAAATCTCTTTATTTCCTCTCATTTACACATTAAACTTTAAATCAGATAAATATATACCAGATGCATGGAAATATGTTCAATGTCTTACAACATTGCTGAGAAGGATCCTTGTTCTATTTAAGCTCTCTTTGCCAAGAGCTGGAGAACAGGATCTATGCTGTCTGGAGAATCGGTGGTCTCTCTGCAGACGTCCTTCACACTCCTACCAAGTCAGATCTGTATTTGTGCAATCTAAGAGACCACCACTTCTCCATAGACAGCATTCCCATTTGTCTGACCCCATGGTAAAAACTCCTTTGCTGGTTCAACTTTGGGATTCATGGCACAGCCTGGATAAACATCCTGCCTTCATACTGGCATGGGCAAGGCTGGCACTGGGGCCCCTGGCAGCCAGGGGTCCATAACTGTGCTATAAAATCTTTTCCTGCCCGTTGCATTTGGAAAAATAGCCATTTGCTAATTTTACAATGGACATGCATGCCTAGCGTGGTTTCAGTTGACAATAACCAATAAAGTTATGTGTTCTGATGGTTTCGGACATGGCACTGTCCTGTCCCCATCTCTTTGTCTGTTTATTTCCGCAGAGTCAGGGAAACTTCCGCCCTCACGCGGCTGTATTGTAGGTTAAAGGTCACATGTGACTCCCTACCCCCAACACCAGGTCAGGTGACTACTCACCACATGATTCAGTTACAACCAAACCTGCTGAGAGCTTGTGCTAGGCGAATTCACCCCCTAACCAATCAGAGAGCCGAAGCATTCAGCCTTCCCACCAATGACGAAGTGTTACGCAGAAACAGGGCTGGTGCTGCAGGAAGGATTCGGTAGCTAcgagaaaaaaaagtattgaggAGAAATAATCAGCTGGGTTGTGTAAGGGCTCTCGGGAGGGCGAACGCTCGTTCAATCAGGAAAGGTCCAGTGGGGTGAACTCAAACTAGCCCATAGGTATAGGGCTGACGCCGGGCTACCGGAGCGTCACGTGACACAGCGGCAGCCGGATTATGGTGACTGGAGAATCGCACCGGCGGTGCCACTGACCATTCGCAGCCATGTCTATACAATACCCCGGGGAGGAACAGCTCAGCTATGGCGTGGCCGACTCCTTCCCCAAGGACTTCGGTTACGGGGCTGATGAGTCCGAGATGGACGAGAGTTCGACTGCCTCCGACAGCAAACCCCGGATCCTGCTCATGGGGATGAGGCGCAGCGGGAAATCCTCCATCCAGAAGGTGAGCCCCTCCCCCGTATAACTGGGACCGGCATAGATCACCAACATCACATGGTTAGCGGTCATCATCATCCCAATGGATCGATCTGATTTCTCACCGGTCCCCGGGTTATCCCCCTAAGAGGTGATCACCAAATGTACACAGGTCTGTGCGGTCATCTCTCCATCATGGGGGCCTGGGAATCCCTCCAGCACCGGAAGTTTCCACCTATAGGATCTGTACTCCATAACTCCAACTGTGCAGTGCCAATAAAAGGAAGAAATCTCCCTATATTATACAGCCATCTTATTAGGAAGAGATTTATACTGATATCATTTTATTGTGGGGGGTAGAATATGTTTTATTGGTTGGAATTCAGCCCTAGTTTTAGGTTCCTCCTTCCCTGCTCATCCACATGTTGATATAATTGCTAAAACTTTCTAATGTTATTACATATTAGATGTGGTGGTATCAGTAGGCCCCTGCAGTGCTGATGTATCACCAATGGCGGGGGAGACTTGCAGGATGTTGTACCTAAAACAGGGAGCGATCACATGATGCTGATCCTCCAGTTAAGGAAAGGGGCGGGCCAGGACCAGATCAGTTTGGAAGGAAGGACTAGATAATGCTAGCAGTCcatgagacaggaagtgaggtgggctttatctgacttgcttTTGCTTCTAATGAGTATGTTAGGAAGCTCATGGAGTGCAGTGAAATCAGTGTCAGTACAGAACAGGGGCTGCTACAATCGTGTGTGGGTCTGCCTGTCTGTGGACACTGTACAGGTGGTGGATGATCTGTGGATATCCATGTTTCCAGTATTTACTTGTTGTTGCCAAGCCATAGGTACCAGTGTAACACATGCACTATATTAGGTGGGCATACACTGGGGAGATCAGAGAAgtagtacatagttacatagtaaatcaggttgaaaaaagtacatcaagttcaaccactagggaaataagcatatcccagatataaaaccctatggacatagttgatcctgaggaaggaaaaaaaaaccctggtacaatttgttccaagtAGTAAAAAACATAacgctatttgtttttttttgttttttttaatcccccATATGATTGTTTTATGTGAGATGGTTACATAATTTATTGTCATCCTTAAAGCCTCCCTGTTGGAACAGATCAAACTTTCATCGAAAATTCTTAGTATACTTTTATCCTGGTGTCAGCCTGCCGGGCCCCAAGTTCCTCCTTTGGTGCAGGCTAGGCATGGTACCAATCTTGCTTCCCATTATCTCTGCCTGAATGGCCAACCAGCAGAGCCAGCCACTGCCATGTGATCTCTAGAATCATGCCAATACCAAGCATGAAAGCCCACATCTGCTTTGTGTCTCTCGGGCTGCTGTGATGTCCAGCGTTAGAATAAAAGGTGTGCTGAGGCTGCTATTTTGTAGCTGTGATCTAACCTACCCAGTATGAAGAATACTTCTTTCCATGCACATCTGCAAGCAGGCATTTGAGTAATGAAAATCGACAGGAAATTTCATACTGCAACCAGTCTGTCCATAGTCAGCATCCTGCCACTCTCCCCGAGTTATTGTAGGTCAGCGTCTATAATATTTTCCTTGCTTGATGTGCATATTATATGAGAACCCCGCAGACTGCCAAACGCAGCGTGTACCTTCAATAGAATAGTGCATGGCATAACAATATTCAGAGATTAGTGTCGCGATGATGGGAGTTTCCTAGATGTGTGGGTAAAATGTGGTGGTATGGCAGGCCTGGTATAGGTAGGGACCTATCAGTTCAAGTCTGAACTTACGCAGtgtaaatctgaactccaggcaagttTTCTTTGAATACAAGAGGCATGTATCATTATGAGTGAATCAACAACTGCTGCATATTCCCCTGTGAATAAACTTCCCATAATAAAGACCAGCCACTACTGCTTTCCCTTTTTTGTGCAGGATGAGTGACCTACCTGTAGTTTTCATTAAGAGAATCTGTAAGAAGACCTGCCAGGCCTGACAGGGCAAtagaatacaaattaaataatatcCTCTATTGCTTTTAATaagatttgtttaaatgtttttgtccCTGAACCTGACGTGAGAGTTGGGCCTTATAATTGGCCACACTGGCTGCTTTACAACAGCGTCTGAGGTTGGTATAGCTGGAAGTGGAAGAAACAACTAATTATGTCaagtaaaggttaaaaaataaatatgcagtagatttcttaatattttataacaaaattaCACTTTCCTCCTCCAGTATAGTGACATTGTTCTGAGCGCTGATATCTTCTACCCAGCtacttctgggtttgggatctttggtcACCTTGATCGGCCATCCTGGGACAATGAAACTCCTGTGAATGTGCATGAAAGTTTATTCTTCCCATCGGCCATCCGGATTGTATGCTAACCATGCAAAGACCTTACAGGGGTTCTACCATTTTCCCAGAAAGCTTTGTTTAAAGATAAAATACCATTTCTCCATAGTACATActacttttattttaccttccttCAGAATGCCTTTGGGATTATTGAATATTTAAGTGGCACGGTCACTGCAGGGTCTATTCAGCAGAAAGGCATACCTATAGGACTTTTCTTTCTGGTGGTACACGTCGTTATAGTGCTCCCCTGTAGGTATTTAACACATCCACGTGTCTGGATActtcggtgttctccccagctcgtttaacctccctagcgttctaattctgtcattttttgatgcaaaaagtgttcctattttttttgcgtagaaatttttgtttatattgtgggcctgtagatcttaggattaactcccgggtataattattatatttatttattatattagaatcataatttataaaataatacataattataaatcattattataaaaaataatgaaatattagcccaaaacaatgtaatttatccaaaaaaaaaattttatcaaaaatttccttctgaaattttccaaacaagggtgcaatattattgataaataataatataaattatatgcagattttagaaaaaaaaatttacttcaattcaggaagtgattaaaaagtcattaaaaggtcagggctaatagcgtgcaaaatgtaaatcagggcactgggcaatgatgcttggtgcactacaatgtgtatttatacttttattatatgtttttatgtgtttttactttaaaaaataatttaaaagcagattacatagtaatctgcttttaaatttcccgcccccagaatccatcactccaccgcatcacccggaagatgtcacacatcttgccgggtgatgcggtggggatgtccccgccctacttcattcccctgctcgcatctcccggaggctgatctctgggtgatgcgagcaggagagtgagcagcggggacatcatcccctactcccagagggtgagatcagcctccgggtgatccGAGCAGGCAGTAGGTCCAGGggctgctgccagcgggaaatctccgctggcatcaccctctggatttactattggtgatcgcatctgcagttagatgcgatgcaccaagcagaaatcctgcatggtgcatcgcatctaactgcagatgcgtgcatcggggtggtggggacccgggcggtatttaaaagcagattactccgtaatctgcttttaaatttcccgcctggccacgcccccgacggagaagcgccccgccatcacagcgggattgtgagatcgccgctggagcgcggggataaggtaagagggaccctcaaaggtaccccgagtgtgactcgggattaccactttttgcaattttttccaccccgagtcacactcgggaataccgctaggggggttaagctggGCACACCACTCAACACCagagctgtttttgggtagttactgataagttgggtacAGGGGCTACCACGCGCCTATgatttcttcccaccaagcttacaAAAAAATTCCTAGGTTGAACACTGTACTTGTTCCCTCCATGGCTCCAGTTGTTTCTCCCCACCTCATACATCACTATAGGGGATATGATGATCCTTGACCCACCTGACTGGTcttatacagtgctgcataatatgttagcgttgtataatgtttaataataacaacGTAGTGGCCAGGGAGCAGCCTTATAGTGTTGTTTCATGACACAGACTGATAGAAAGGTGAGTACAGTTCCTGTTCTTTTCACAGCTATGTCTTGCTGCTGGtttgacagggtcactttaaatagAATACAgtgattctgctttaaagtatggTTTATCATCAAATAAACAAAGGCCATGTGCTGGTTATAACAAAACAAAGTAtttgaaacattcacatttttgtttttttacatcatcttctaatggattttgtaaaaagaaattccattttgaaaaggtatttaaaaaatggcaaagatGTCTGATGTGTACAACTCCCTCCCCAATTTAttctataattaaatataattactcAGAGAGGGAGGGTACAGTCAATGAGTACTCTCTGCACAGGAATATTTTTGAACTGCCCTACTGGTCCTGTAATGACCTCAAAGTCAACAGGAAGAACCACTGAGCATTAAGAGGAACCCTGAGATTGATTGAAAGGTCTGGAAGTGTCTATTTCTAGAGTAGATTTTAGCTGAATTCTTATCAGTGGAGTGACACAAGTAGAAAGAGTTTTGGCTACTTTAGTATTGTGATGTCTCCTGGCTGGTGGTGGGATTACAGGACTGGCTGAACAGAACAAATCTTTTAGTGCACGGGTGCCCCACTTTAATGGCTTTCGAgctaattttaaaatgaccaCGTCacaatgatctaccaacaataaaaacgtaGACTTAAACTCTACTGCACACAGGGgttattattttgaaaggcagggcttcaCGATCTagtcgtgttgcctttgcgatctactggtagtgGATAGCGAATTTCTCATATATGCATTTAGCTGGGgatcagttttatatatatttgttaaaaaaaaaaaactaaacagaagacaaagtacATTTTAGTATCCTGCATAAGGGTGATTGCTTAGAACTGGAGTTACTTCCCTAAATCTGCCTAAATCTGCATCACAGATTCAGACTTGAGGGCAGGTTTCACGTGGATTTGTAACCATAAGGAAGTagcattaatttttgtttttaatgctttgATACATAAAGTACACTCGctcattttttttagctatgcaAGTAGAAAAATAAGATGTGACAATAGTAAAACTTTGCTGTGTTGTGGCCCAGAAGTCACAATTCTTAGTTTTGTCCTGTGGAATCACAAGGAAGATGGACTGATGAGATCATTGTATCCAGGCAGACCTCTGAAGAGGGATGAGTTTACAGGTATTagtaaaaagaaatcaaaaaggCCCTCTGTGCATTCCTTTAGGTAGTATATACAAGAAATCCATGTTTGCTCACCACTCCCTATTCACAACCTGTCTCTCTCAAAAAGTTTGGCTTGCTTTCCTGTGCCAGAACTGGTGAGAACTATGTGCACGTGCCTGGTAATCTTTCATACACTGTACAGATTTTGTAGCCAGGGGCCTGGTGTGCTTGAATATACAACTGGAACAACTTTTTCCAGATTTTGGGACAGTACATGGATTCTCATCCTTTACATGACTTTGATCATGTATAGTtgtgtatatgtaatgtatagatTCCTATAAATGTCATTCTGTTGTATTGTACCTCTTAATGACAAATCCTAGGAGGTACAATCTATCCTTATCTAGTCCAGTGCTTCTCAACATTTTTagcatggaggaacccttgaaataactttcaggtctttagggaactcaGATGAAAAGACATCTGGTCATGCTAGTCTTGGGTGTATGTCTGATGTTCGTTCAGCGGTCCCccccatggtggattgatgaacaatcaCTGTTCTCTCCTATGTAGGAAAGCACAAGGGGGTACCACCAGTTTATCCCTCCTTCTCCACTCTTTGATGAAAataatggtgctgtgtgtactgcgcttgtttgttcatctgccactggaaacaatcttgcAAGATCGAAACATTCTTGCAagtgacaatcctctgatgtTCAGCAAATGTctcattagaatctgcagcaagtcttGGTAGAACTTGCCTTATTCCCTTTCTAGGAACATCAAATATCATGTAGCTCTTTTCACCACAGTCTGATTGTCCCTGGTCCATCCCCTTTTATTCTTTGGGTTACAGTTCCTTTAATCAAGGTGGCTTTGCATCATATGGAGGCGTTACCACCAGGTTCTGTTTTCAGTTTCTTATCTTTTCcctctctatccaaaacaaagttTTGGGTCTCGGTGTACAATTTACACGTCTTATAGGAGCAGGCAAACAAAGACAAAGTATTTCCTAAGTAGTTCAGATGTAGTTCCTTGTGGAAAAGCAGAATTTAGATTAGCTGGTCATTCCCCTTGACAAAGATCACATTGCCAGATTTTAGGGTTTTTGTTATGTAAACAGCACAGGATGCAGCCTGAGACAGCGTAAGTATTTTAGTTCTATTATCCTTCTCCATCTCTGGCAGAAAAAggctttttgttattttgcattgTGCGGGATAAaggggtctaatttattaaagctctccaagactggaagatcgcaaacctggaatagatttcttcaaagtattttgctagcaaatgttttaaattctgatcagatcattccaggtttgttggatcacccagcttcaccgatgaaagtgtatcctctccagccttggagagctttaataaatcaggcccaaagtgttgaATCTGACCAATACATGCACATGGTCTTATGGTAAAAACGCTGCAGCTACagaaatacttgttgatcctgctgGAATTTAGTGAGCTCAGTAACACTCTCAAGTTACCAGCTTGTCTAGTTCACCTTTGTAAAGAATACTCCCATCCTTTAATCCCTGATATGGGAATGAGGAACATGGAAGGTGCTCTTTGTTCCAAACCAGGAGCACACCGTCTTGGGTGACAGTGCTgcttttacatacaaaatcattAGTATTGTCATCCCaggacataaaaatgtttttttccttttaccggctggaaaaatgggaaaaaactaaaaacaggcTAAGCTGCAATGTATTGCAAGTTTTTAGAGAATTCCTTCTCTTTAAACAAGGAATGACCTTTTGGCAGATCGTTTGCAATTATGGAATAATATCCACTCTGTGGGATTTTGTAGCTTTAGAATAAAAGCATTTATGGATCAATGTAGTTGACTTTTGctaaatattgtattgtgtaGATAAATGCTTTGGACCTGTGGGTTGGTGCATTGCCTTATGGCTGTACCAGTAAAACAAACAACCTGGAAACTGTTTATCATGTAATAGCACCGCAGCATTCTTAGGCCTGCAGCCAACCAGAAAAATATTGTGTTGGTATGGTTTACCTTGTAAATCATTTCCTACTTGTATACTGTCAGGATTAGTCATAGAGGATTACTACTGTGTGCATAATTATGTCATGATATGATTATGTTCTTCAatattgcatgcttttattaatttataactTAGCaattgattattgtttttatgCCTGCTTTTTAGATTATTTCTAATGTAAATGCTGCTGTCTTCTGAGTTAACTTGGTTTCCATCCATTGTCATAAGTGAAAACCCTATATTGACCATACACCAGGCATTATCAATTGCCTTGTGGTCACAATAGCCACTTAGCGTGGAGCAGCGTGCCTCCATTAGTTTTCTGGAAATTCCTCTGACAACTGGACAGCTATTTGGTGCTGGCTAAAAGTTTTCAAGcttctttgcattttttaggaTGCCTTGTTTGATAGCCTACTACGGATCTTGTCACAGCATTCTATTGGTTGCTCTATGTAAACCATCCAGGTCTTGTATGCTAAAGCAATGTCACTGTATTATTGCCCTCCAACGTGTGCTGCGGTCAGGATGAGATTTTGTTTCGCAGGGAattcattcatcctggcacatgcaacagaagctgggattgccagtaTTACCAGTATTAGGAACTTCAACAACTCTTTACCTGAGCTCATAGGAAGCAGACATATCAAACCAAGGCTGGATCCTTTAATAGGCTTGTGAATAGCATTTAAAACCAGAATTTtatgttgtcatttgtttttgtgaGCATTGTTTAACTCTCTCTGTTTCTCACACAGGTTGTATTTCACAAGATGTCCCCCAATGAAACTTTATTCTTGGAGAGCACCAACAAGATCTACAAAGATGACATTTCCAATAGTTCTTTTGTCAATTTTCAAATCTGGGACTTTCCGGGACAAGTGGACTTTTTTGACGCTACCTTTGATTATGAAATGATCTTCAGAGGGACAGGAGCCTTAATATATGTCATTGATGCCCAGGTGATTGATTAATAATTTACATGAATATAATGCTGagcttttatacataaatatttaaataatgtagtATAAAAATTTACCTTGGGAGAATGATATAAAACAAGTAACAGCTATATTAGTGCAAAAGTTGTCCCCATTCTCGCCAAGCAGGAAACAGCAAAGAGGAAGAACAGGGCAAACAACTATATCTGCCTTCTCCCAAAGCAACTCCAATACCAGTGGGATGGttccaactacaaaaattccAGCTTCATATTTGGAGCATTgataatgtttctgttttaattaTTGGGGCCAGGTGCTGAACTGTCTggattttgttttagaaaaaaatggttaacatttagCACTGGTTTTTGGAAGTGCTTCATGAGTCTAAATGGATAAAGTTCAAAAAAACGTATATGCAATTATGTGATGATGTTTATTCATCTGTTCTTTTTACAGGATGATTATATGGAATCACTAGCAAGACTTCATGTGACCGTTACCAAAGCCTACAAAGCAAATCCTGATATGAATTTTGAAGTTTTTATTCATAAAGTAGATGGTTTGTCAGATGACCATAAGATAGAAACTCAGAGAGACATTCACCAGCGAGCTAATGATGACCTTGCAGATGTTGGACTAGAAAAACTTCATCTAAGGTTGGAACCTGGCATTTTACAGTGTTAGGCGCGTACAcgcgttcaataattgtcgttagaaaggatctttcacaatccttttcaacggcaaaaaactgcacaatgcatgaacaagtgctttacatacagcaccgttctgctttatggagaggggaagggtagaacgacggagcggcacctcgctgcactctttccccttcacttacattacgatcgttcgcggctccgccaggatggatccatgtgCGATGGACGacaagctatgtacacacgtcagattcctgTCCTATATCAGCCCTGATGCGAGTAttggaagagaatcatctgacatgtacatagTCTAAGTCTCCTTATTCATGCCTTTGGTTTTGTTCGAATAATAAACATgcactttaaagcagtggtcactaACCTTTTCAGActggtggaccactaaatttactagCTCCGCACTGTGCATGCAagggggagccgtgtgtcacttaaggGGGCAGAAACGTCCCCTTTAGTGACATcgtaatgccagaacctgcccccTCTACTATCTCAGgtatgagcctgcgatgggagagtgggcaggttttgtccagagacacatCCTTTCCACTTACCTGAGCCTACGATCCGTACATGGGACATGCCCTgcggggctctggccggtgcatctcTCTGGCAGGGGATCCTTCTAACCCCGCTCGGGGGttcaccggccagagctgcggaccaccaaaattttctcaggaCTAAACCGCCCACCGCTGCCCCAATTGATTCTCTGTCAAGCTGCCATGGGTAGAcccactacatgtagcttctcccataAATGGTTCACTGGCGTGAGGAAGCGGCACCACAACTTCATTGCCAGGCTGAACATGGCATTAGTGCCCTGTATTTGGCCAAGGAGAGAAGATATATTAGAGACTAAAAACTGCCATGTTGTTTACATAATTGTCTTGGATTCTATACATCCTAGACAGATTTCCCCAAAATTTCGTAGTCACTGTTCCCCTCTGCTGTCATGTATACAGTTCTTTTCAACTGCTTATCTTCTTCATTGCAATGCTTCTTTTTTGCCTCCCCcccacttgctttttttttattttatttctctcttttcacttttgttttttcattattctcTTTGTTTATGCTTATTCTCCCTCCCCTGTGCCCCTGTGctgtctctattttttttttgtaagttcttttacttttcttaattttttcttCTCTATAAGATAGAGGGGTGTTGTTTTGAAGCACTTTATAACTGATAACAGTCTGCAGGAGCAGGGagcacataaaacacaaaaatgtaactcCACATTGATCATTAACAGGTAGAACCTTTAgttattatcatgttttttttcttttagtctttgtgttgtactgcttttactttatatgtttgtcttttttttttattgcagcttttaCTTGACAAGTATTTATGACCACTCTATATTTGAAGCATTCAGTAAAGTTGTGCAGAAACTAATCCCACAGTTGCCAACTTTAGAGAActtgctaaatatttttatatctgtaagTATTTTATTCCGTATCTGctattgtatttcagtttttcagtGATGATCCATTCACACTTTTGTGTGGAGTGTTTAAGCAACCTGTTGATTTTAAATGTGCTTTCAGTGCACTCTTTCTGGAAATGCAACATGCCACGATCCAGAGTGTTCACATCTGTGTATtgtaatttactattttatatgtacaataggctgccattcaaaatgaaagtCGGCTAACCACAATACAGATTTACCTGCGCAGTGATGTAATGTTCACTAAAATATGTCCTTTAACATGATGCAGTAGTACAAATGCAGCCTTGTTGACTTTGTGGAATTTAAACTTTCTTGTTGTCGTAATATGATTACAAATGTGTAGTAAAAGGTAAGGTAAATGTGGAAATAGTGCTTACAGTGAACAATATTTGGAAGAAATAGCATTGTTGCTGACTTTTGGTGTAGCATTCTTTTATGAAGCAGTCTGTGCTGCCTAAATATCATAAGTGGTCTACAAGCCCTATACAGATGTCCGAAGGACATCACAGgactgttgctgaaaatgatcttttgtaa is a genomic window containing:
- the RRAGC gene encoding ras-related GTP-binding protein C, with protein sequence MSIQYPGEEQLSYGVADSFPKDFGYGADESEMDESSTASDSKPRILLMGMRRSGKSSIQKVVFHKMSPNETLFLESTNKIYKDDISNSSFVNFQIWDFPGQVDFFDATFDYEMIFRGTGALIYVIDAQDDYMESLARLHVTVTKAYKANPDMNFEVFIHKVDGLSDDHKIETQRDIHQRANDDLADVGLEKLHLSFYLTSIYDHSIFEAFSKVVQKLIPQLPTLENLLNIFISNSGIEKAFLFDVVSKIYIATDSSPVDMQSYELCCDMIDVVIDVSCIYSLHAECNGTAYDKESMAIIKLNNTTVLYLKEVTKFLSLVCILREESFERKGLIDYNFHCFRKAIHEVFEVGAATHRTFSHQASSPNLNAVTHNGTPANTV